The DNA segment GGTTTTCATAAGATTAGGCCCGCTAGACGGTCTCTGTCATGTAAGCCAGGTAACCGACGACTTCATCAGTTATGATCAGAAAAGATCAGCTTTACTTGGAAAAGAAAGCGGGCGAATTCTATCCGTGGGAGATCATGTTAGGGCTAGAATCATCGCAGTCAGCTTGAAAGGCGCTTCTAGAAGCGGTAAAATCGGATTAACTATGAGGCAACCTTACCTAGGTAAAATAGAATGGATTAAAGAGGATATTAAAAAACTAGAAGTTAAGGAACCTAAAAAAACACAGTCAAAATAACGGTGATTTGAATTGAAGGAGCGCGCATGTAAAACATGTAGGAGAATAATAAAAGCTCAAGTCTGCCCGACTTGTAAAACTTACACGTTATCATATGATTACGACGGGCTTGTGATTATAAACGACTATCAGAATTCTCAAATCGCTGAAAAATTAAATATCAACGAAAACGGTAAATACGCTTTGAAGGTAAGATAGTGAAAACACTGAAGATTACACCGCACTTAAGAGATTACTTAAAAAAACCTTTAGGTAAGCTGATACGATTAAAAAATGTTAATCAAATAAAGAAGCTTCTGAACGAATTAGATAAATACCAACCAGTTAAAATAATAAGCGTAGGTGATGTAGTAACAGAATCCTTGTTAAAAAACAGAATCACCCCTGACCTTTATATTATAGATGGGAAAACTTTAAGAAACGAGTTCAAATCCACCCTCATATCTGAATGCAATCTAAAAATAATTAATAAACCTGGAACAATTAACTCCACAGCGTGGACTGTTATTAAAAGTTGCTTAGAGCAAACAGGAAAGAAAGGGTTATTAGTTGAAGGTGAGGAAGATTTATTAGTACTTCCGTCTGTTATACTAGCGCCGCTTGGAGCGGTGGTTCTCTACGGGCAGCCTAACGAAGGCGTTGTTATAATAAAAGTTGATCTTGAAACTAAAACAACCGTTAAAAAAATTTTAGATCTAATGGAGGAGACGGCTGATGAGTAAAGACGTCGAGATAAAAAATGACTTTAAAAACCCGTTGCTCAGTAGAAGAGAGATGACATTAATCATAAGCCATCTAGGTGAGGGTACACCAAACCGATTAAATATTAGAAAGAAAATCGCCTCTAAACTTGGTGAGGAAATCGATAAAGTATATGTTAGAAAAATAATTGAGCAAGCAGATAATCGGTGCAAAGTTTTAGCTCACGTATACGATGATAAAGAGATCGCTTTAAAAATAGAGCCTGATTATATTATAAAAAGAAACTCTGAGAAACAGGAAGAGCAGGTTCAAAGTAAACCCGTTGGCGGTGAGGCTAAAGATAAATCAGAAAAGGAGGGATAAAAGTGAGTGTTAAAGATTACTTTAAAATAGAAGGTGATAAAGTAATTCGTTTAAAAAGAAATTGTCCTCGCTGCGGCCCTGGAACATACATGGCTGAGCATAGTGATAGGTTTTCATGCGGTAAGTGCGGTTGGACTGTTTTTAAGAAGCAGGATAAACCGTGAATTTCTAGGAGCCGGTAGTGTTGTTTAAAAAAATAGATGATTCTTCACTTATCGCTTTAGCTCAGCTACTGGAGCTTGACGTTGATTCGGGTGTGTTAAAAGTATTCAATCAGAGAGTAGGCATCTTCCCGCTTAACTCTGTTCTTCAACTATTTGAGGAGATTAAAAAACAAATAAATTCAAAGAGGTTTAATGAAATCATTAAAATAGCTGGGGTTAAATTCGGTGAGGGATTATTGGAGACTATTCTATCTTTAGATAAAAATGATTTAATCGAGTTTAACCCTCTTCAAGGACGTGAAGCGTTATCAAAAATTCTATCTTTTTTCGGATTCGGTAAAATAGAATATGTTACCAGTTTAAAAAATAGCACAGCCACTCTTAACTATTATAATTCACCTGCAGAGGAGTTAGATAGCAACATTTTCTGCTTGCTTATCGCAGGTATTATAGAAGGTGTTTTATCTAGATTATACTCGAAAGAAGTTAAAGTTAAAGAAGTGAAATGTGTTAAGCGAAAAGACAAATATTGCTCTTTTAAAATATTTTTAAGCTAAATTTTAGGATGGAGTTTGTGGCAAACTTATAAGCTTGCTTTTTCTCACTTCGCATTTACGGAGTGGAACTATTTTTTTAGCTTCATTATATATTTCAGAAGCTACTTTACCAAGTACTGCTTCCTGTACAAATTGTTCAAAATTAAGTTCACCAGCCTTCTTGTAAACTATATCCTTCATTATTTTTCTCACAGCCTGCTCTTGACTTGTTTTAGCCCTATTATTAGTGAAAGCTATCGTGGATATTATCATCTTATACCCGTCTTTTGTAGAAACGCTGAACCTCCCATCAATCCTAGTTGTCCCTCTTCTAATCAAGCTTCTTAAGTAGTCTCTTGTTAAATCATGGCCTTTAAAAATAGTGTAAGCTTTATTCCCGTCAACGCTTGTTATTTGAAGAAATATTTTAACATGAATCAGCGAGATGTCACCTGTTATATCGTAAAGAGTTGTCTCAACCACTCTTCCTATAACCGCTTCTTTACTGTTCGCCATAGTCTGCCCGATTTCAATATTTCCAAGGTATTTAGGTGACACTACTGTGAAAAACTCCTTCATAGCCCATTGATCTTTTGAAGCTGAACTTCCTGATTTAGACATTTCACACCCTCCAAATATTTAATATGAATCTGAAGTCTTCAACACCAACTTTAACTAAAAGTGATAGTTAAAGTTTAGGGTTGCTATTTAATCCGTTTGTAAATACTATTTATAAATATACTTGTTTCATCTTAACTCTCTCTTAAGTAAACTATGATATCATCCAGAATTGAGATTAATTGATCCATTCCGTGAATTATTGGAAAAATTATTTCAAAACAATTTCTAGAAAATATTTTAACCTCAGTATCCTCTAAATTAAACCGTGCTTTCAAACGCTTTCTTAATTCATCTAAATTAGCGTCAACTCTATCTTCAAGCGATAATTTAGCTCTTATTTGTTTCAGCATTAAACTTCACCTATCTGACTCCTTATAATCTTGTTCAAATATGAGATAAATGTCTCTTCACTGCCAACCGGTATCTCCGCCCCAGCTGCTATATCATGGCCGCCGGCTTCATTCTCCGTTAACCCCATTTCGCCTAATGTTTTCTTCAACGCTTGATTTAGATTTAACCCCTTCTTAACAAGTTCATCTGTTCCTCTAGCTGAAACTTTAATTCCGTCTCCTTCATTTTTATAAGCGAAGCATACTAGCACCTTATTTTCACTCTGCGCTGTGATCCTAGAATATATTGAGGCGATTGTAGCGATCATTCTATCATCTATAACATCTTCACCGTGTATTATTTTCAACCAGCCTGTTTCTTTTATTCTACCCGGCTCTTTAAGCCAGCTTATATACTGGGATATTCTCTGCCTGTAATCGTTTATAACGGTTTGAGCTTCTAAAAGAGGTTTAGATCTATCTCCAAGGCATAGGGAAACAGCTAACCCAGGGTATCCTAGCCTACTGCAAGCGTTAAGCGTGTAAGCGTACTCTCTGATATCTCTCAGAGTGGACCCCTCTTCTTCACTTGTGATAATATACTTTGTGCCTATTAACTGCTCAGCTACCTTAGTGTCATAGCCTATTTGAAGCATATAGGTGACTAGAGCACTGTATAATTTCACCTTTTCTTCTTGATTTAAATCTGAGAGAGTCCGCCAATCCCCATCTTTTTTTAACTGTATATTAAGATTCGTTAAGAACGCTATGCATTTATCTTCATCCCCTGTTAAACCTTCTATAAAAGGGTCGCTTGTATATTTTAACGCTAAATGAATGGGGCGCGTCTCAGATCCGAATAATAAGATATCTTTAACAACTTTCACGAGATTCAAGTTCACAGCATCGCTGAGTATAATGTCATTGTTTAAGCCTGTAAAAGTGCGTTGATTACCTTTATCTTGAACGTCCCCAACCGCTCCGACTAAAGCTAGAGGTGATAAATCCATATTCCGCTTATCTAATGATTTAGCTAGAATATAGCTTGCCCCTGCGCCGCTAACCTCGCTTGAACCATTTAATCCATGAAGATGCGGGTTTAATTCTAGTATTGCATCCGATTCTTGATGGGCTGATGTTTCATGATGGTCAACGATGAAAACCGTTGTTTTATCTTGTAAAAGCTGAAATATATCTTCAAAAAGCCCGCTACCCATATCTAGTAAAAAATAAGCTTTATTTTCACAGTTCAAACTTAACGCTTTAATCTCATTAACGGTTAAACGCTTAATTATTCTAACGCTGAATCTAGCGTTCTCCCTAGCCAGCGCCTTCGAGATTATACCTGCAGCTGAAATACCATCCGCGTCTATATGAGAGATTATTTGAAAAAACTTATTCTCGGAGATAAGGTCTCTTATATGCCCGCTTATGCTATCAGCGCTTCTTAACAGGCTATAATATCGACTACTCGACATACTTTTTTAAACCGTTAGAATTTATTACTAAGCTTTTTTAGCGCGCGCTGACTGAAACAGTAGCAGAAGTATACTTCCAGTCTGATGGGAGAATATTCCTGTTCTTATAGTATTTTGTTAATCTATGAATTTTGCTTTCAATTAATTGTAAACCGCGTTTAGAGTGAAGGTCTTTAGGATGTTCTTCTAAGTGCGCTTTCAATCTTTGCGCTTTCCTAATCAAATTAGTTAAATCCTCAGGGTATTGCGGAGCCAGATTTTTCTCTCTAAGTATCTGGGTGATTCTTTTCCCTGTTATATTTCTAACTAAAGGGATCCCATGTTGATCTCTTAAAATTAACCCTATTTTAGAAGGTGGTTCACCGCTTCTAGAATATTTAACTATTAGCGCCTCCACTTCCTCTACTGTTCTCTTACACCATTCAGGTGCTTTTTTACTAGCCGGTCTAACTGATTTTGACTTCCCATGTCTCTTAGAATGCATTCTAGCCATATTACTTCACCGAATCAGAGATATGATATAATTCAAACAATCTTTTTAAACTTTTCTCAGAGACTCCCCTAATAGTTTTAAAGCTTTAAACCTATGCGATAACATGTTTTTTTCTTCTAGACTCATTTCAGCGTATGTTCTACCGTCACCCTCTAGCGGAATAAATATAGGATCATAACCCCACCCTACCCCTCTAGTCTCCTCAGCGATGAAGCCTTGTGTTTCACCTACAAATATTTTAACAGTGTTTTTATCAGATTCTTTAAACGCTATAACTGTTTTGAATAACGCTCTACGATCAGTTTCCTCTTTCATCAATTTTATTATCCCCTTATTCCCTAAAGTTTTAAAAACATATGATGAAAACGGACCGGGGAACCCGTTTAAACTGTTTATAAACAATCCAGTGTCTTCAACGAAAACAGGTTGCTTAAACTCTTTCACAATCTGGTTTAAACTGTAAGTGGCTATCTCCGCTAAATCCGTTGACTGTATTTCCACTCGCTGAATATTTAAGTGAGCTAAATCCACGTTGTAATTTTTAAGAATTAGTTTCGCCTCCTCAACTTTATGAGGGTTCCCGGTTGCAAAATAAATTCGTCGCATATTTCTCATCTTCTATCCGAAATATATCGCCCCCTCTTCTCTATTAAGCTGATTCTTTTTATCACTTCCTCAGCTTCATCACCCGCTGTTTCACGGTAGCCTTCCAGTATCTCTCTGAAACTTGTTGAAGCTATCCTGAAATGTGTGCTCTCTAAAGCTCTTTTCATTAAGTGTAAATCTACACCTTTATTTTCTATATCATTCGAGTGCTCGCATAAACCGAAATCTATGAAATAAATGTTCCCTGAGCTTTTTAAAAGCATGTTTGAAGTGGTTAAATCGCCGTGGATTAAACCATGTTTGTGAAGTAAACCGATTAATAATCCTATTCGCCTATTTAGATTTCGCCTCTCCATTTCCCCTAACCGTTCTATTATATTTTTAATTTTAACCCCCTCGATATATTCATAAATTATTCTAGTATTCTCTAAGTCTACATCGTATACGATAGGTGTTGGAACCCCCACCGCTCTGGCTTCATTCATCATCCTAGCCTCTGACACTGTTCTATACGCTCTAAGCTTATGATCTAATATAGGGTGGCGGTAATTTTTCTTAATCCTCTCTTTGACTACTACGTCGAAACCATGCCATCTGCTTTTGTATAAGCAGGCCTCAGCTCCTTTAGCTATTAGCAATCATAGCTCCCTCCATGGTACATTTACTTCGTCAAGTCTCCATTTAGGTTTAATACGACTCTCCGAGATTTTCATAGTTACCCCGCATTTCATATAAAGCATCCCTGTCCAAGCGATCATTAAACCATTATCACCAGAGTACTCTTTAGGTACTACGTGGAACTTGGCGTTATGCTCCTCCGAGATTATTTTAATCATCTCTTGAAGTCTTTTATTAGCAGCCACACCCCCTGTTAATAATACATCTTTTTTCTCAGTGTGAGCTAACGCTCTCTCAGTTACCTCAGCTAGCATTGCGAAAGCGGTTTCCTGTAGACTGTAACATAAATCCTCGATTTTATATTTTTTAATAATGCTCGCTACAGCTGTAAGCAAACCAGAATAGGAGAGATCCATACCCTTCACTATGTAAGGTAACTCTATTAACTGACTACCCTTCTCCGCGTAGGCTTCTATCTTCGGCCCTCCTGGATGTTTAAATCCTACTAATCTGGCGAAGCTGTCTAAGAGATTTCCTATAGGTAAATCTAAGGTTTCACCGAAGACTCTATACCGGCCGGAATCATATGCTGCTACAATCGTATTCCCCCCTGAAACATATAGTGTAAGCGGGTCCTCTGTATTAGTAGCTTTTCTACCTATCTCGATATGAGCTATACAGTGATTAACACCGATTAACGGTTTCTTTAATATCATTGAAAGCGTTCTAGCTATTACCGCGCCTGTTCTCAAACAGGGTCCTTTAAGCGCTTAATTTTTAAAATTTAGCTAAACCCGGACCCTGAGAGAATGCTATAAAATCTAAGTCTGAGAGATTAAGTTTAACGCTGTTAAGAGCCTCTCTAATAGCTTTATCAGCGTTCTCAAGATGGTGCTGAACCGCTTCCCGTGGGTGTATCCCTCCACTCTCAGGGATGTAAGTTTTCTGAATATTAGCTTTTATATTAAATTCATCATCGGTTATCCCCGCCCCAAACGTATGAGCGGTCGCCTCTATTCCCATTCCTAGCAATTTAACACACTCCATTCATATAATTCTAAAAACAGTAAATTCTTCTATTATATTTAATTTTAGCTAACACTTGAAAGATGTTTAGAAACCTATTTTTAAAGGTAAAGATAACATTATATATGTTTAATATTAAATATTTGAGTAATAATTCAAGGCTCTTCATTAATGACTTTCAAAAGTAGGGGTTATTATGCCATCCTACAAGTTTAAAATACCTTTAGTAGGGGATGGGGCTGTTGGTAAAACCTCCCTTATAATAAAATTCGTTGAAAATATGTTTAAACATGAATATAAATCCACGATAGGCGTTGACATATTTACTAAGTCTGTGAAAATAGATGGAAACGATGTTTTAGTGACTTTATGGGATATTGCAGGCCAGGAAAGATTTAAAATTATTAGAAGGGGTTTTTTTGAAGGAGCAGCAGGTGCTATAATAGTCTACGATGTGACTAGAAAAGAAACATTTGAAAACGTTGAAAGCTGGTTGAAAGAGGTTGAGGAATTCACCGGCCCTATACCAATGATTATATGCGGTAATAAAATAGATTTAGCCAATCAAAGACAGGTTTCAACTAAACAGGGAAGCAGTTACGCTTCTAAACTTAACAAAACATTTATAGAAACCAGCGCTAAAACCGGTGAAAACGTTGAAAACGCATTCATCGAATTATGCAGCGAAATACTTTCAAAGCGTAAAAAATAGCTGATAGGTGAGTTTAATGTCCACTCCAGGAAACGCTGAAACACACTTCGTGTTCAAAGTCCTCTTACTAGGAGACGGTGCTGTAGGTAAAACTTCTTTAATCTCCATGTTCACTAAAGGCTTCATTAAACAAGATTATAAAATGACTATTGGCGTAGATATAATGGCTAAAACTGTTAAAGTCGATGATAAAATAGCTAAATTATCTATCTGGGATTTAGCTGGTCAACAAAGGTTTAAAGCGATAAGAAGCGCATTCTACGGCGGTGTAGCTGGTGCGATGCTCGTATTCGATTTAACTAGGGCTTTAACATTTAAGAATTTAGTTAATTGGCTTCAAGAATTATACCAGTTCGGTAACCCTGAATGTCCGACGGTTATAATAGGGAATAAATGCGATTTAGTAGAACTTAGAGATGTTAGACAAGAAGACATAGACTGGTTTGTCTCGGAAATAGGAAGCGAGTATATTCAGACCAGCGCTAAAACCGGTGAAAACGTTGAAAACGCATTCATAAGTCTAACTAGAAAGATGATTGAGAAGTCAACAGGTAAAAAAATACGCATTACGAAAAATCAAACTGAAGCTAAATACTACACTACCATAGACGCTGAAAGTATTAAACCCAACTCTGAGCAAACTCAGCAGCCGAGTGAAAATAAAAATTCTTTTAACCAAGTCTCCCAAAGTTAGAAACGATTACTTGAATTACTCAATAATCTAAAAATTGGTTAATGCGTGATATCAGGTTGAAAGCGGTTGTTTTAGCAGCTGGTAAAGGTAAACGTCTTCAACCGTTAACTTTAACTAAACCTAAACACCTTCTATCCGTCGGCGGCGCTCCCATATTGCAACATATTTTAAACTGCTTAGAGAACGCCGGTCTAGAGGAAGTTCTCATAGTCGTCAAACATATGAAAGAGCAGATAATCGAATGGTTTTCGAAACAGAATTTTAATATTAAAATCAAGTTTAAAGAGCAGGCGGACTTCCTTGGAACCGCTAACGCGATATCTTTAGCTGAAGATTTCACCGGTAACCAACCTTTCATAGTAGTTAACGGTGACATCCTCCTAGATGCAGCCGAGATTAAAAGAATAACCGAATATCATGAAGCCAACAGACCCTTCTGCACACTTGGAGTTAAAAAAGTAGATGACCCCTACCAGTATGGTGTTATTGAGATAGAAAACGGTTTAATAAAAGATATTGTGGAGAAGCCTTCACCTGAGGAAACCTCCTCTAATTTTATAAGCACAGGTGTTATGTGCTTTGAAAGCGATGTCTTCGAGTTCATAAAAAGGACCCCTATATCGAAGAGAGGGGAGTATGAGATCACCACAACTTTGAAGCTTGCCATCGCTGATTCTAAAAAAATCATTCCGTATGAGATCTCTTCATGGTGGGTTGATATAGGCCGCCCATGGGATTTATTAGAGGCTAATCGACATATTATCGCTAATTTAACAGCTTCAAATAAGGGTGTAGTGGAGGAGGGGGCGCATATTAAAGGTAAAGTGGTAATCGGCAAAGGCGCTGTTATCCGCTCAGGAGCTTATATCGAAGGACCTGTTATGATAGATGAGGAAGCGGATATAGGACCAAACTGTTACATCCGCCCCGTTACATATATAGGTAAACGTGTTCGCATAGGAAACGCGTGTGAAATTAAAAACAGCATCATCTTAGACGGAACTCATATAGGCCATCTCTCATACGTAGGGGATAGCATCATAGGCTGTGATGTCAATTTCGGAGCTGGTACTAAAATAGCTAACCTAAGATTTGATAATAAAAGTGTTAAAGTAAATATTAACGGTGTTAAAACAGATTCAGGTCATAGAAAACTCGGCGCGATTATAGGCGATAACGTGAAAACAGGAATCGGCGTTAATATAATGCCTGGAGTTAAGATAGGACCTGGAAGCGCTATAGCCCCTAATATCACAGTCTGGGTGGATATACCTCCATATAAACTAGTCAACGTGAAGTTAGATTACATTTACACTGATTGGAAGCCTTGACCTCTCTGAGCTCTCGCACTTCACCTTATCTTCCAGTTTACTCCCACTCATTGTTCATCAACCATGAACAGACACTTTACACGCAGTCTCATCTGGATAACTCTAAAATAGTAAAAAATATATTTCTAGCTATGCTCACTCCACCCGTAAACAGTTTAGGATCAAACTCCTCCTAATATTAAATTTCACTCAGTTTTTTTATTACTTTAACAGCCTCTGAAACAGTCTCCGGTAGGCTTCCCGTATTAGATAATGCGATTATCCTTTTAAAATAATCTTTAACCTCAACTTCTGAAAGATTGAATTTCACCACTATGTGTTTTACAAGATCGTCTAAATTCTGTTGATGATTTGACACTATTATCTTGCATACATCTAGAATAGTCGGTTTAGAAACCCTTGTCTCGGAGGGTTCACCTAGACAAGCTAGAACCGTTTTTATATCATCCCTGTTTTCTAAGATGACGATTATATTATAAGATAAAGTGTAATCCTCGTTTTGAACCACCTGTAAGTCAACTCTTACAGTTCTATTCTCGTTTCTGAGAATAAGGGAGCCATCCTCTCCCTCGCTTCTCACGTTAAGTTTAAGTTTCTCCTTTAAACAGGTGATTTTATCCCTCAAGTCAGCTCCTGGAATTAGAGTATACGTCAGTCTTAGAGGCATAGTAAAACCTCGCGCTAACAGCTCCACAATTAAGAGGGCTAAACATAATGCTTAAATAAAAATATAAACGATTAATATTAAAATTTGAGGGTTTGAAATTGAATAAGAAGGCTATCCTAGTTTTTTTAATTATAGCATTTTTGGTAACCCCCTCAGTTATTAGCATAAATTCTTCAATCTCCGCCCAGTCCCCTACGCTTATATTAGGGGAGCACACCGGCTTGATGAATGTCACTTGTTACAGCTCCCCTGATTCATCATATCAAGTTTTAACTAGATATTTGAATAGTGCTAAGCAGGAAATCGATGTAATGATATATGCGATAAGCCATTATAATCTGATTAAAATTTTAAACGATACCATGGATCGAGATCCAGCCATTAAAATAAATATAATCGCATCTGATCAACACGCGTCAGCGTCTGAAACAACTAATACCAGAAGCGCTCTTTGGCAGCTTTCTAGAAAAGCTAATGAAACTTCGGCCAATCTACACTTATACTGGTCGAATAGCAGTAAATACGATTATACTCACGCTAAGTTTGTTATAATCGATAATAAAACTGTTTTAGTTCAAAGCGCTAACTGGGCTAAAACAGGGGTGCCTAGATTAACAAGCTACGGCAACCGGGAGTGGGGTGTAGTTATAACAGATCAAAACGTTGTAAACGAGTTTATAGATGTCTTCTACAGTGATCTTATTATCTCTGAACCAACTTACGGAACTTTTTATAGTTCTTTCTCACCAAGCGCCAGCTCTGGAAGCTACACAGTTAATTTTCCAGCTGAAACATTCAATGCTTATATGAAGATAACCCCTGTTTTCTCACCTGAAAACTCCCTTGACGCAATTCTACAACTTATAAATTCAGCTACTAGAACCTTGGAAATACAGCAAGCTTATATTAACTTATACTGGGGTGACGGTGAAACTATTAACCCGCTTGTTGAAGCTGTGGTTAACGCTGCTAAAAGAGGGGTCTCAGTTAGAATAATCGTGGAGGAGCCGACCACCTCCAGTAAAAATGATTCAGTTAACTATTTCTTGAATAACTCTATACCGGTAGCCTTCTCTAATAAAACCTTATTCGAATTCTGTCATAATAAAGGTGTGATCGTTGACGGAGTGAAAGTTTTAATTTCAAGCATTAATTGGTCTTATGAATCATTAACTCAAAATCGTGAGGCAGGTGTAATAATAGAAAGCGAAGAAGTGGCTCAATTCTACTTGGAAATATTCAACTACGATTGGAGTGTCGCAGAGCAGTTGCTGTCTTCATCTAATATTCCAATCGAGTATATAGGTATAGGAAGTATAATAGTTGTAGTCATCGCTGTCATAGCCGTATTCTTGAAGAAACCTCGAAAATAATATAACCTCTGAGGCGCTGGTTTGTCAACTAAAGAAGTTAACGTTATCAGAAAAAAATATAGTAAAAGACTATTGAACATAGGTTTACTCTACCCTAACAAATATCAAGCAGGCGTTGAATCTTTAGCGATTCAAATATTATATATGCTCTTCAACTCTGAGAGTGAATTCTACTGTCAGCGATTTTACAGTAATCCACCTTACACTTCTATGGAGTCGGGAGCTAGACTATGTGATTTTAAAATATTATGCGTAACTTTTCAATATGAAAATGACTATCTCAATTTTATTAAAACGCTTTTAGACGCTGGGATTGAACCGCGTGCAGCCAATCGCGTTAACGGCCCTCTAATTATAGCCGGAGGGCCCTGTGTCGTTGAAAACCCGCTTCCCCTCACACCCTTCATAGACGTATTCATAATCGGTGAAGTTGAACCCGTATTCCCAGCTCTGAAAAACGCGATACTATCTTATATCTCTTCTAAAGACTTAGGTGTTTTTAAGAGTATACCGGGGGCATTCATCCCTTCTATAAAGGAGGGTGAAACTGTTAGACGAGTTTGGGCTGCTAATCTAGACGATCTTCCATACCCGATCTGCCAGGTTCTCCCAGCCGCCACCGGATTGCATGGGCATCATCCTGTAGCATTTGGATCTAGTTTCTTGGTTGAAATTTCAAGAGGCTGCACTAGGAGATGTAACTTCTGCCTTATTGGCTGTCAAACACCCCCCTACCGTGAGAGAAGTCTGCAAAGACTTGAAGAGATTATTTTAAACGGTGTTAATAAAACTTTAAGAAACCGTATCTCTATAATTTCATCCGTCTTCTCCGACTACTCTAATATCTTAGAACTTCTGAAATTTATTGTAGATCATAGAATTTACGCTATCACACCCTCTCTACGAGCTGATAGCATTACAGTTGAGATTGTTAAGCTAATCGGGGCCTCAGGTGAGCAAAGCATTACAATCGCCCCTGAAGCTGCATCTGATAGGCTCTTAGAGTATTTAAACAAGAAGTTGACGGTAGAAGATGTGTTAAACGCAGCGGAGAAGATTAAACTCGGCGGATTAAATAAAATGAAACTATACTTTATGTACGGGCTGCCCTCTGAAGAAATCGAGGACACTCTTAAAATAAAGGATTTAGTGGATGATATTTCGTTAAAAGGTTTTAAGAAAAAAGATATTACAGTTAACTTAACACCATTCATCCCTAAACCTCACACACCCTTTCAAAGGATGCCTCAGACGCCGTTTAAAGAACTCGTTAAACGTGAAAGCTTACTGGTTAAAAATCTTAGGAGAGCCGGATATAATGTGCGATCCTACGATATTAAATCAGCTGTTATTCAAACCGTTTTATCTAGAGGAGATAGACGTGTAGGTGATGTTTTAGAGATGGCTGTTAAGTTAGGTGGCACATGGCTTGCTTGGAGGAGAACGGTTAAAAAACTTAAATTTAACGAGGAATCGTTCATAAGAGAGATGAGTGATAAAACTCTCCCTTGGGATTTTATAAAAATATGATATTTCACTTCAACTCTCTTCCATAAAAAGATAGAATTATATCTTTCAAAAACTATTTAGTCTCATTAGATTTCACTTTTCAAAAATTATTTAAAAGGCGGGCTAAATATTGGAGGAAGAATATTTTAGAAAAAAGTTTCCTAAGTTATTCGAAGAAGTTAAATCCAATCAAGCCGTTTACTCTGTGGGTGGTATCAGGTGGAGTGAA comes from the Candidatus Odinarchaeum yellowstonii genome and includes:
- a CDS encoding NTP transferase domain-containing protein — protein: MRDIRLKAVVLAAGKGKRLQPLTLTKPKHLLSVGGAPILQHILNCLENAGLEEVLIVVKHMKEQIIEWFSKQNFNIKIKFKEQADFLGTANAISLAEDFTGNQPFIVVNGDILLDAAEIKRITEYHEANRPFCTLGVKKVDDPYQYGVIEIENGLIKDIVEKPSPEETSSNFISTGVMCFESDVFEFIKRTPISKRGEYEITTTLKLAIADSKKIIPYEISSWWVDIGRPWDLLEANRHIIANLTASNKGVVEEGAHIKGKVVIGKGAVIRSGAYIEGPVMIDEEADIGPNCYIRPVTYIGKRVRIGNACEIKNSIILDGTHIGHLSYVGDSIIGCDVNFGAGTKIANLRFDNKSVKVNINGVKTDSGHRKLGAIIGDNVKTGIGVNIMPGVKIGPGSAIAPNITVWVDIPPYKLVNVKLDYIYTDWKP
- a CDS encoding GTP-binding protein, whose product is MSTPGNAETHFVFKVLLLGDGAVGKTSLISMFTKGFIKQDYKMTIGVDIMAKTVKVDDKIAKLSIWDLAGQQRFKAIRSAFYGGVAGAMLVFDLTRALTFKNLVNWLQELYQFGNPECPTVIIGNKCDLVELRDVRQEDIDWFVSEIGSEYIQTSAKTGENVENAFISLTRKMIEKSTGKKIRITKNQTEAKYYTTIDAESIKPNSEQTQQPSENKNSFNQVSQS
- a CDS encoding phospholipase D-like domain-containing protein, whose protein sequence is MNKKAILVFLIIAFLVTPSVISINSSISAQSPTLILGEHTGLMNVTCYSSPDSSYQVLTRYLNSAKQEIDVMIYAISHYNLIKILNDTMDRDPAIKINIIASDQHASASETTNTRSALWQLSRKANETSANLHLYWSNSSKYDYTHAKFVIIDNKTVLVQSANWAKTGVPRLTSYGNREWGVVITDQNVVNEFIDVFYSDLIISEPTYGTFYSSFSPSASSGSYTVNFPAETFNAYMKITPVFSPENSLDAILQLINSATRTLEIQQAYINLYWGDGETINPLVEAVVNAAKRGVSVRIIVEEPTTSSKNDSVNYFLNNSIPVAFSNKTLFEFCHNKGVIVDGVKVLISSINWSYESLTQNREAGVIIESEEVAQFYLEIFNYDWSVAEQLLSSSNIPIEYIGIGSIIVVVIAVIAVFLKKPRK
- a CDS encoding B12-binding domain-containing radical SAM protein, which codes for MSTKEVNVIRKKYSKRLLNIGLLYPNKYQAGVESLAIQILYMLFNSESEFYCQRFYSNPPYTSMESGARLCDFKILCVTFQYENDYLNFIKTLLDAGIEPRAANRVNGPLIIAGGPCVVENPLPLTPFIDVFIIGEVEPVFPALKNAILSYISSKDLGVFKSIPGAFIPSIKEGETVRRVWAANLDDLPYPICQVLPAATGLHGHHPVAFGSSFLVEISRGCTRRCNFCLIGCQTPPYRERSLQRLEEIILNGVNKTLRNRISIISSVFSDYSNILELLKFIVDHRIYAITPSLRADSITVEIVKLIGASGEQSITIAPEAASDRLLEYLNKKLTVEDVLNAAEKIKLGGLNKMKLYFMYGLPSEEIEDTLKIKDLVDDISLKGFKKKDITVNLTPFIPKPHTPFQRMPQTPFKELVKRESLLVKNLRRAGYNVRSYDIKSAVIQTVLSRGDRRVGDVLEMAVKLGGTWLAWRRTVKKLKFNEESFIREMSDKTLPWDFIKI
- a CDS encoding GTP-binding protein, with the translated sequence MPSYKFKIPLVGDGAVGKTSLIIKFVENMFKHEYKSTIGVDIFTKSVKIDGNDVLVTLWDIAGQERFKIIRRGFFEGAAGAIIVYDVTRKETFENVESWLKEVEEFTGPIPMIICGNKIDLANQRQVSTKQGSSYASKLNKTFIETSAKTGENVENAFIELCSEILSKRKK
- a CDS encoding Kae1-associated serine/threonine protein kinase; translated protein: MLIAKGAEACLYKSRWHGFDVVVKERIKKNYRHPILDHKLRAYRTVSEARMMNEARAVGVPTPIVYDVDLENTRIIYEYIEGVKIKNIIERLGEMERRNLNRRIGLLIGLLHKHGLIHGDLTTSNMLLKSSGNIYFIDFGLCEHSNDIENKGVDLHLMKRALESTHFRIASTSFREILEGYRETAGDEAEEVIKRISLIEKRGRYISDRR